The Malus domestica chromosome 10, GDT2T_hap1 genome contains a region encoding:
- the LOC103446690 gene encoding beta-glucosidase 46-like isoform X3, with protein MEHFSVLHVFLIVDICFAIPMVSCNDIFFKGNSASSPFPSNFLFGTASSSYQFEGAYLNDGKSLSNWDVFTHKPGHISDGTNGDIAGDQYHLYLEDLDLMNYIGVNTYRFSISWARVLPKGRFGKVNRAGINHYNKLIDALLRRGIQPFVTLTHYDIPQELEDRYGAWLSSQVQKDFLYYANTCFKFFGDRVKYWVTFNEPNVAVIRGYRSGMYPPARCSSPFGNCTSGDSEREPFIAAHNIILSHAAAVHLYRTKYHKKQGGSIGIVMNAVWYEPISSSLEDRLAAERAISFYMNWFLDPILQGKYPAEMRELLGSDLPAFSKSDVEMLKMNGLDFIGINHYTSFYSKDCMFSACEPGPGASRTEGFALRTAQKDGVFIGEPTSVDRLYVYPQGMEKMVTYVKDRYNNTPIFITENGFGEVENPNSSNEELLNDVKRVEYLRSYLHALSEGIRSRCKRVLGVVVAGQLRVDEWLYGPVWTSPC; from the exons ATGGAGCATTTTTCAGTACTTCATGTTTTCCTTATTGTTGATATATGCTTTGCAATTCCAATGGTATCTTGCAATGAcatattttttaaaggaaaCTCAGCTTCATCCCCTTTCCCAAGTAACTTCCTCTTTGGAACTGCATCCTCTTCTTATCAG TTTGAGGGAGCTTATCTGAATGATGGAAAAAGCCTAAGCAACTGGGATGTTTTCACTCATAAGCCTG GTCATATTTCAGATGGAACTAATGGAGATATCGCTGGTGACCAGTATCATCTTTATCTG GAAGATTTGGATCTCATGAATTACATTGGAGTCAATACTTACCGGTTTTCCATATCATGGGCAAGAGTTTTACCTA AAGGAAGATTTGGGAAAGTGAATCGAGCTGGCATCAATCACTATAACAAGTTAATCGACGCTCTTTTGCGTAGAG GAATCCAGCCGTTCGTGACGTTGACTCACTACGACATTCCACAGGAACTCGAAGACAGATATGGAGCTTGGCTAAGTTCCCAAGTGCA gaAGGATTTCCTATATTATGCAAATACATGTTTCAAATTCTTTGGAGACCGAGTGAAGTACTGGGTGACATTCAATGAGCCGAATGTAGCAGTTATTCGAGGCTATAGGTCGGGAATGTACCCGCCCGCTCGCTGCTCTAGTCCATTTGGGAATTGTACTAGTGGGGATTCAGAGAGAGAGCCTTTCATTGCAGCTCATAACATCATTCTATCCCATGCAGCTGCTGTCCATCTATACAGAACCAAATATCAT AAAAAACAAGGAGGTAGCATTGGAATTGTTATGAATGCCGTATGGTATGAACCGATCAGCAGCTCCTTAGAAGACAGATTAGCAGCTGAGAGGGCTATATCTTTCTATATGAACTG GTTCTTAGACCCAATTTTACAAGGGAAATATCCTGCAGAAATGCGTGAGCTTCTAGGATCTGATTTGCCAGCATTTTCGAAATCTGATGTGGAGATGCTGAAGATGAATGGATTGGACTTCATTGGCATCAATCACTATACGAGCTTTTACTCAAAAGACTGTATGTTCTCTGCATGTGAACCAGGACCAGGGGCTTCAAGGACGGAGGGTTTCGCGTTGCGAACTGCACAGAAAGACGGAGTCTTCATTGGAGAACCA ACTTCGGTTGACCGGCTGTATGTCTACCCTCAAGGAATGGAAAAGATGGTCACGTACGTAAAAGACAGATACAATAATACACCTATCTTCATCACAGAAAACG GGTTTGGTGAGGTGGAGAATCCGAATTCCAGCAATGAAGAATTACTGAATGATGTCAAGAGAGTGGAGTACCTGAGATCCTACTTACATGCACTTTCAGAAGGAATTAG GAGCAGATGTAAGAGGGTACTTGGTGTGGTCGTTGCTGGACAACTTCGAGTGGACGAGTGGCTATACGGTCCGGTTTGGACTTCACCATGTTGA
- the LOC103446690 gene encoding beta-glucosidase 46-like isoform X4 produces the protein MEHFSVLHVFLIVDICFAIPMVSCNDIFFKGNSASSPFPSNFLFGTASSSYQFEGAYLNDGKSLSNWDVFTHKPGHISDGTNGDIAGDQYHLYLEDLDLMNYIGVNTYRFSISWARVLPKGRFGKVNRAGINHYNKLIDALLRRGIQPFVTLTHYDIPQELEDRYGAWLSSQVQKDFLYYANTCFKFFGDRVKYWVTFNEPNVAVIRGYRSGMYPPARCSSPFGNCTSGDSEREPFIAAHNIILSHAAAVHLYRTKYHKKQGGSIGIVMNAVWYEPISSSLEDRLAAERAISFYMNWFLDPILQGKYPAEMRELLGSDLPAFSKSDVEMLKMNGLDFIGINHYTSFYSKDCMFSACEPGPGASRTEGFALRTAQKDGVFIGEPTSVDRLYVYPQGMEKMVTYVKDRYNNTPIFITENGFGEVENPNSSNEELLNDVKRVEYLRSYLHALSEGIRCKRVLGVVVAGQLRVDEWLYGPVWTSPC, from the exons ATGGAGCATTTTTCAGTACTTCATGTTTTCCTTATTGTTGATATATGCTTTGCAATTCCAATGGTATCTTGCAATGAcatattttttaaaggaaaCTCAGCTTCATCCCCTTTCCCAAGTAACTTCCTCTTTGGAACTGCATCCTCTTCTTATCAG TTTGAGGGAGCTTATCTGAATGATGGAAAAAGCCTAAGCAACTGGGATGTTTTCACTCATAAGCCTG GTCATATTTCAGATGGAACTAATGGAGATATCGCTGGTGACCAGTATCATCTTTATCTG GAAGATTTGGATCTCATGAATTACATTGGAGTCAATACTTACCGGTTTTCCATATCATGGGCAAGAGTTTTACCTA AAGGAAGATTTGGGAAAGTGAATCGAGCTGGCATCAATCACTATAACAAGTTAATCGACGCTCTTTTGCGTAGAG GAATCCAGCCGTTCGTGACGTTGACTCACTACGACATTCCACAGGAACTCGAAGACAGATATGGAGCTTGGCTAAGTTCCCAAGTGCA gaAGGATTTCCTATATTATGCAAATACATGTTTCAAATTCTTTGGAGACCGAGTGAAGTACTGGGTGACATTCAATGAGCCGAATGTAGCAGTTATTCGAGGCTATAGGTCGGGAATGTACCCGCCCGCTCGCTGCTCTAGTCCATTTGGGAATTGTACTAGTGGGGATTCAGAGAGAGAGCCTTTCATTGCAGCTCATAACATCATTCTATCCCATGCAGCTGCTGTCCATCTATACAGAACCAAATATCAT AAAAAACAAGGAGGTAGCATTGGAATTGTTATGAATGCCGTATGGTATGAACCGATCAGCAGCTCCTTAGAAGACAGATTAGCAGCTGAGAGGGCTATATCTTTCTATATGAACTG GTTCTTAGACCCAATTTTACAAGGGAAATATCCTGCAGAAATGCGTGAGCTTCTAGGATCTGATTTGCCAGCATTTTCGAAATCTGATGTGGAGATGCTGAAGATGAATGGATTGGACTTCATTGGCATCAATCACTATACGAGCTTTTACTCAAAAGACTGTATGTTCTCTGCATGTGAACCAGGACCAGGGGCTTCAAGGACGGAGGGTTTCGCGTTGCGAACTGCACAGAAAGACGGAGTCTTCATTGGAGAACCA ACTTCGGTTGACCGGCTGTATGTCTACCCTCAAGGAATGGAAAAGATGGTCACGTACGTAAAAGACAGATACAATAATACACCTATCTTCATCACAGAAAACG GGTTTGGTGAGGTGGAGAATCCGAATTCCAGCAATGAAGAATTACTGAATGATGTCAAGAGAGTGGAGTACCTGAGATCCTACTTACATGCACTTTCAGAAGGAATTAG ATGTAAGAGGGTACTTGGTGTGGTCGTTGCTGGACAACTTCGAGTGGACGAGTGGCTATACGGTCCGGTTTGGACTTCACCATGTTGA
- the LOC103446690 gene encoding beta-glucosidase 47-like isoform X2, with amino-acid sequence MEHFSVLHVFLIVDICFAIPMVSCNDIFFKGNSASSPFPSNFLFGTASSSYQFEGAYLNDGKSLSNWDVFTHKPGHISDGTNGDIAGDQYHLYLEDLDLMNYIGVNTYRFSISWARVLPRRFGKVNRAGINHYNKLIDALLRRGIQPFVTLTHYDIPQELEDRYGAWLSSQVQKDFLYYANTCFKFFGDRVKYWVTFNEPNVAVIRGYRSGMYPPARCSSPFGNCTSGDSEREPFIAAHNIILSHAAAVHLYRTKYHKKQGGSIGIVMNAVWYEPISSSLEDRLAAERAISFYMNWFLDPILQGKYPAEMRELLGSDLPAFSKSDVEMLKMNGLDFIGINHYTSFYSKDCMFSACEPGPGASRTEGFALRTAQKDGVFIGEPTSVDRLYVYPQGMEKMVTYVKDRYNNTPIFITENGFGEVENPNSSNEELLNDVKRVEYLRSYLHALSEGIRKGADVRGYLVWSLLDNFEWTSGYTVRFGLHHVDYATLKRNQRLSAAWYKQFVSNHTVQTHLPTN; translated from the exons ATGGAGCATTTTTCAGTACTTCATGTTTTCCTTATTGTTGATATATGCTTTGCAATTCCAATGGTATCTTGCAATGAcatattttttaaaggaaaCTCAGCTTCATCCCCTTTCCCAAGTAACTTCCTCTTTGGAACTGCATCCTCTTCTTATCAG TTTGAGGGAGCTTATCTGAATGATGGAAAAAGCCTAAGCAACTGGGATGTTTTCACTCATAAGCCTG GTCATATTTCAGATGGAACTAATGGAGATATCGCTGGTGACCAGTATCATCTTTATCTG GAAGATTTGGATCTCATGAATTACATTGGAGTCAATACTTACCGGTTTTCCATATCATGGGCAAGAGTTTTACCTA GAAGATTTGGGAAAGTGAATCGAGCTGGCATCAATCACTATAACAAGTTAATCGACGCTCTTTTGCGTAGAG GAATCCAGCCGTTCGTGACGTTGACTCACTACGACATTCCACAGGAACTCGAAGACAGATATGGAGCTTGGCTAAGTTCCCAAGTGCA gaAGGATTTCCTATATTATGCAAATACATGTTTCAAATTCTTTGGAGACCGAGTGAAGTACTGGGTGACATTCAATGAGCCGAATGTAGCAGTTATTCGAGGCTATAGGTCGGGAATGTACCCGCCCGCTCGCTGCTCTAGTCCATTTGGGAATTGTACTAGTGGGGATTCAGAGAGAGAGCCTTTCATTGCAGCTCATAACATCATTCTATCCCATGCAGCTGCTGTCCATCTATACAGAACCAAATATCAT AAAAAACAAGGAGGTAGCATTGGAATTGTTATGAATGCCGTATGGTATGAACCGATCAGCAGCTCCTTAGAAGACAGATTAGCAGCTGAGAGGGCTATATCTTTCTATATGAACTG GTTCTTAGACCCAATTTTACAAGGGAAATATCCTGCAGAAATGCGTGAGCTTCTAGGATCTGATTTGCCAGCATTTTCGAAATCTGATGTGGAGATGCTGAAGATGAATGGATTGGACTTCATTGGCATCAATCACTATACGAGCTTTTACTCAAAAGACTGTATGTTCTCTGCATGTGAACCAGGACCAGGGGCTTCAAGGACGGAGGGTTTCGCGTTGCGAACTGCACAGAAAGACGGAGTCTTCATTGGAGAACCA ACTTCGGTTGACCGGCTGTATGTCTACCCTCAAGGAATGGAAAAGATGGTCACGTACGTAAAAGACAGATACAATAATACACCTATCTTCATCACAGAAAACG GGTTTGGTGAGGTGGAGAATCCGAATTCCAGCAATGAAGAATTACTGAATGATGTCAAGAGAGTGGAGTACCTGAGATCCTACTTACATGCACTTTCAGAAGGAATTAG AAAAGGAGCAGATGTAAGAGGGTACTTGGTGTGGTCGTTGCTGGACAACTTCGAGTGGACGAGTGGCTATACGGTCCGGTTTGGACTTCACCATGTTGATTACGCCACTCTCAAGAGGAATCAAAGACTGTCAGCAGCTTGGTACAAACAATTTGTATCTAATCATACGGTGCAAACACACCTACCCACAAACTGA
- the LOC103446690 gene encoding beta-glucosidase 47-like isoform X1 produces the protein MEHFSVLHVFLIVDICFAIPMVSCNDIFFKGNSASSPFPSNFLFGTASSSYQFEGAYLNDGKSLSNWDVFTHKPGHISDGTNGDIAGDQYHLYLEDLDLMNYIGVNTYRFSISWARVLPKGRFGKVNRAGINHYNKLIDALLRRGIQPFVTLTHYDIPQELEDRYGAWLSSQVQKDFLYYANTCFKFFGDRVKYWVTFNEPNVAVIRGYRSGMYPPARCSSPFGNCTSGDSEREPFIAAHNIILSHAAAVHLYRTKYHKKQGGSIGIVMNAVWYEPISSSLEDRLAAERAISFYMNWFLDPILQGKYPAEMRELLGSDLPAFSKSDVEMLKMNGLDFIGINHYTSFYSKDCMFSACEPGPGASRTEGFALRTAQKDGVFIGEPTSVDRLYVYPQGMEKMVTYVKDRYNNTPIFITENGFGEVENPNSSNEELLNDVKRVEYLRSYLHALSEGIRKGADVRGYLVWSLLDNFEWTSGYTVRFGLHHVDYATLKRNQRLSAAWYKQFVSNHTVQTHLPTN, from the exons ATGGAGCATTTTTCAGTACTTCATGTTTTCCTTATTGTTGATATATGCTTTGCAATTCCAATGGTATCTTGCAATGAcatattttttaaaggaaaCTCAGCTTCATCCCCTTTCCCAAGTAACTTCCTCTTTGGAACTGCATCCTCTTCTTATCAG TTTGAGGGAGCTTATCTGAATGATGGAAAAAGCCTAAGCAACTGGGATGTTTTCACTCATAAGCCTG GTCATATTTCAGATGGAACTAATGGAGATATCGCTGGTGACCAGTATCATCTTTATCTG GAAGATTTGGATCTCATGAATTACATTGGAGTCAATACTTACCGGTTTTCCATATCATGGGCAAGAGTTTTACCTA AAGGAAGATTTGGGAAAGTGAATCGAGCTGGCATCAATCACTATAACAAGTTAATCGACGCTCTTTTGCGTAGAG GAATCCAGCCGTTCGTGACGTTGACTCACTACGACATTCCACAGGAACTCGAAGACAGATATGGAGCTTGGCTAAGTTCCCAAGTGCA gaAGGATTTCCTATATTATGCAAATACATGTTTCAAATTCTTTGGAGACCGAGTGAAGTACTGGGTGACATTCAATGAGCCGAATGTAGCAGTTATTCGAGGCTATAGGTCGGGAATGTACCCGCCCGCTCGCTGCTCTAGTCCATTTGGGAATTGTACTAGTGGGGATTCAGAGAGAGAGCCTTTCATTGCAGCTCATAACATCATTCTATCCCATGCAGCTGCTGTCCATCTATACAGAACCAAATATCAT AAAAAACAAGGAGGTAGCATTGGAATTGTTATGAATGCCGTATGGTATGAACCGATCAGCAGCTCCTTAGAAGACAGATTAGCAGCTGAGAGGGCTATATCTTTCTATATGAACTG GTTCTTAGACCCAATTTTACAAGGGAAATATCCTGCAGAAATGCGTGAGCTTCTAGGATCTGATTTGCCAGCATTTTCGAAATCTGATGTGGAGATGCTGAAGATGAATGGATTGGACTTCATTGGCATCAATCACTATACGAGCTTTTACTCAAAAGACTGTATGTTCTCTGCATGTGAACCAGGACCAGGGGCTTCAAGGACGGAGGGTTTCGCGTTGCGAACTGCACAGAAAGACGGAGTCTTCATTGGAGAACCA ACTTCGGTTGACCGGCTGTATGTCTACCCTCAAGGAATGGAAAAGATGGTCACGTACGTAAAAGACAGATACAATAATACACCTATCTTCATCACAGAAAACG GGTTTGGTGAGGTGGAGAATCCGAATTCCAGCAATGAAGAATTACTGAATGATGTCAAGAGAGTGGAGTACCTGAGATCCTACTTACATGCACTTTCAGAAGGAATTAG AAAAGGAGCAGATGTAAGAGGGTACTTGGTGTGGTCGTTGCTGGACAACTTCGAGTGGACGAGTGGCTATACGGTCCGGTTTGGACTTCACCATGTTGATTACGCCACTCTCAAGAGGAATCAAAGACTGTCAGCAGCTTGGTACAAACAATTTGTATCTAATCATACGGTGCAAACACACCTACCCACAAACTGA